The following are from one region of the Halodesulfurarchaeum sp. HSR-GB genome:
- a CDS encoding bifunctional precorrin-2 dehydrogenase/sirohydrochlorin ferrochelatase: MIPLFHDFADRRVVIFGGGAVAARKAALFATEAEVVVPSLAFHERFSEIDCRLHRTQIDGDLAAWYATDAFLVIPATDDPELNDRIAARAAEQGALVNRVDETGRTITPSVISGDNLTVGIATGGGSPAVSKYLRQQLEAEIEALDPMVELQSELRERAGDLPSAARREFLWDVLEDDRIHETLEAGKFEQARTLAMEHHP; the protein is encoded by the coding sequence ATGATCCCGCTCTTTCACGATTTCGCGGACCGGCGAGTCGTCATCTTCGGCGGTGGCGCGGTCGCCGCGAGGAAGGCCGCGCTGTTTGCCACGGAAGCCGAGGTCGTCGTCCCCTCGCTTGCCTTCCACGAGCGCTTCTCGGAGATCGACTGTCGGCTCCACCGGACACAGATCGACGGGGACCTGGCGGCCTGGTACGCCACCGACGCGTTTCTCGTGATCCCCGCGACCGACGACCCCGAGCTGAACGACCGGATCGCCGCCCGGGCGGCCGAACAGGGTGCGCTCGTGAACCGGGTGGACGAGACCGGCCGGACCATCACGCCGAGTGTGATTTCGGGCGATAACCTCACGGTCGGCATCGCCACCGGCGGGGGGAGTCCGGCCGTGAGCAAGTACCTCAGGCAGCAACTGGAAGCCGAGATCGAGGCCCTCGATCCGATGGTCGAACTCCAGTCAGAACTGCGCGAGCGGGCCGGGGATCTCCCGTCGGCTGCCCGTCGGGAATTCCTCTGGGATGTTCTCGAAGACGACCGGATCCACGAGACACTCGAAGCCGGGAAGTTCGAGCAGGCCAGAACGCTGGCCATGGAGCATCACCCATGA
- the cobA gene encoding uroporphyrinogen-III C-methyltransferase has protein sequence MGNSRESAGNPGRARTETNQSPGRSGAGPTAPLGSVTAETPTPPVGRAMTRLNGEFDDRQAAAEQSAVEMACGTDSPAELWVREGGSVALVGAGPGDPGLLTVRAWQLLQSADVVLYDSLTSAAIVDSLEGTECIDVGKRTQPRTTQDQIHDLMLDRARQGESVVRLKGGDPVVFGRGGEEAEFLAARDVPFRVVPGVTSVVAAPELAGIPVTHREISSSFTVITGHEAAEKSEDHVDWDALAERVEGGETLIVLMGVKRLPDYVGRLRDRGVPADVPTAMIEKVTWDEQQTLTATLGTVVDRAAAADIEPPATTVIGEVVSMRDRVPDIDWASGRPR, from the coding sequence ATGGGGAATTCACGGGAGTCGGCGGGCAATCCTGGGCGGGCCCGGACAGAGACGAACCAATCGCCGGGCCGATCGGGTGCGGGGCCAACTGCCCCGCTCGGCAGCGTGACCGCGGAGACGCCGACGCCACCGGTTGGACGGGCGATGACGCGGTTGAACGGCGAATTCGACGACCGACAGGCGGCCGCCGAGCAGTCCGCCGTCGAGATGGCCTGTGGCACCGATTCGCCAGCCGAACTCTGGGTCAGGGAGGGCGGATCGGTCGCGCTGGTTGGCGCTGGACCGGGTGATCCCGGGCTGTTGACCGTCCGGGCCTGGCAACTCCTCCAGAGTGCGGATGTCGTCCTCTACGATTCGCTGACGAGCGCGGCGATCGTCGACTCCCTGGAGGGGACCGAGTGCATCGACGTGGGCAAGCGCACCCAGCCCCGGACGACCCAGGACCAGATCCACGATCTCATGCTGGATCGCGCTCGCCAGGGCGAGTCCGTGGTTCGGCTGAAGGGCGGGGACCCGGTCGTCTTCGGGCGTGGCGGCGAGGAGGCGGAGTTCCTCGCGGCCCGGGACGTGCCGTTCCGGGTCGTGCCCGGCGTGACGAGTGTCGTCGCAGCTCCGGAACTGGCTGGTATCCCGGTCACCCACCGGGAGATTTCCTCCAGTTTCACCGTCATCACCGGACACGAGGCCGCGGAGAAGAGCGAGGATCACGTCGACTGGGACGCGCTGGCCGAACGCGTCGAGGGCGGCGAGACCCTCATCGTCCTGATGGGTGTCAAACGCCTCCCGGATTACGTCGGCCGCCTCCGGGACCGGGGCGTTCCGGCCGATGTCCCCACCGCCATGATCGAGAAGGTGACCTGGGACGAACAGCAGACCCTCACCGCCACGCTTGGAACCGTCGTCGACCGGGCTGCGGCGGCGGACATCGAACCCCCCGCGACGACGGTCATCGGCGAGGTCGTCTCGATGCGGGATCGGGTCCCCGACATCGACTGGGCGTCCGGTCGGCCACGATGA